A genomic window from Streptomyces sp. NBC_01429 includes:
- a CDS encoding VMAP-C domain-containing protein yields the protein MTDGSPAAEPQITPERTFALVVGVESYEIDTRLNLSGPAGDAVRFADWLTGTAGVPKSNVRLLLSPLAGTWVEGEAKPATQKNVEEALFTDLAQCDGDLLWIYWAGHGFLDRRHDLLLPYADATAGLFAHLNLSSALRRWKSDEIAGGRFRRTVTVGDSCRLDIARLKGKFPQVNYPVGAPTRRMQFTLYASRPGETAKNTVQAGQFTDTLLRRLEGRTLEQATLGLPDIARDVQADFTVMRANGTAWQHPQFDIALGWDGSSLHGDTWADGGTTSRPTGGLVLDQVAWTELGQLISESTELPRDTYAAYRWAFEVTGCVPPMDHKLPSSDLVEIVRDLDDRQGTSRAVPLALPFVKHLASRAAPSPWVVAANGWVERTRERLSADPVPVPPSRPVESPALHVRLTEDDEDSYRLQLWSFQERWDYVGDFPDPMDLEGVRKALTLHLLTEPAKPARIEFHVPFDLLEVPFETWTVSRPARRGRGERAVQLGCRYEVVLRCPEEREDLELWLAKWQWYETHGGLHPDAVRDIADCDVSGDLADKLQLNASPVCVLAEVTEDLVMDVLEAVVDGGIPIAVWRRPSPAAGAAIRTALDADPPHALDVASLPTGLRRARVDQHPLALLYDNPDRVPLRRSLSS from the coding sequence GTGACGGACGGCTCCCCAGCCGCCGAGCCGCAGATCACACCGGAACGGACCTTCGCGCTCGTGGTGGGTGTCGAGTCCTACGAGATCGACACCCGGCTGAACCTCTCCGGCCCGGCCGGCGACGCCGTCCGCTTCGCCGACTGGCTCACCGGCACCGCTGGTGTACCGAAGAGCAACGTACGTCTGCTGTTGTCGCCCCTGGCCGGCACCTGGGTCGAGGGGGAGGCCAAACCCGCGACCCAGAAGAACGTCGAGGAAGCGCTCTTCACGGACCTCGCCCAGTGCGACGGTGACCTGCTGTGGATCTACTGGGCCGGACACGGCTTCCTGGACCGTCGCCACGATCTGCTGCTGCCGTACGCCGACGCCACGGCCGGTCTCTTCGCTCACCTCAATCTCAGCTCGGCTCTGCGCCGGTGGAAGTCCGACGAGATCGCTGGTGGCCGCTTCCGCCGTACCGTCACCGTGGGCGATTCCTGTCGGCTGGACATCGCACGACTTAAAGGGAAGTTCCCCCAGGTGAACTACCCGGTGGGCGCCCCCACCAGGCGCATGCAGTTCACGCTCTACGCGTCCCGGCCCGGTGAGACTGCGAAGAACACCGTCCAGGCGGGCCAGTTCACGGATACCCTTCTCAGACGTCTGGAGGGCCGAACGCTCGAACAGGCGACACTCGGCCTACCCGACATCGCCCGGGACGTGCAGGCCGACTTCACCGTGATGCGAGCGAACGGCACGGCCTGGCAGCATCCGCAGTTCGACATCGCCCTGGGCTGGGACGGTTCTTCTCTCCACGGGGACACCTGGGCGGACGGTGGTACGACGAGCAGGCCGACTGGTGGTCTCGTCCTCGACCAGGTCGCCTGGACGGAGCTGGGGCAACTGATTTCCGAGAGCACGGAGTTGCCCCGTGACACCTATGCGGCGTACCGCTGGGCCTTCGAGGTGACGGGCTGCGTTCCGCCGATGGACCACAAGTTGCCGTCGTCGGACTTGGTGGAGATCGTGCGTGATCTGGACGACCGGCAGGGCACCAGCCGTGCCGTTCCGCTCGCTCTGCCGTTCGTCAAGCACCTGGCATCCCGTGCCGCGCCCTCTCCCTGGGTCGTGGCGGCGAACGGATGGGTGGAGCGTACGCGTGAACGCCTCAGCGCGGACCCCGTCCCGGTGCCGCCCTCTCGTCCGGTCGAGTCCCCCGCGCTGCACGTGCGGTTGACCGAGGACGACGAGGACTCCTACCGACTGCAACTCTGGTCGTTCCAGGAGCGCTGGGACTACGTGGGCGACTTTCCGGACCCCATGGACCTGGAAGGCGTGCGGAAGGCGCTCACCCTTCACCTCCTGACGGAACCGGCGAAGCCGGCGCGGATCGAGTTCCACGTTCCGTTCGACCTGTTGGAGGTGCCGTTCGAGACCTGGACGGTGTCGCGCCCCGCGCGCAGAGGCCGCGGTGAGCGGGCCGTCCAGCTCGGCTGCCGCTACGAGGTAGTGCTGCGCTGCCCCGAGGAACGCGAGGATCTCGAACTCTGGCTGGCCAAGTGGCAGTGGTACGAGACACATGGCGGCCTGCATCCGGACGCCGTGCGGGACATCGCGGACTGCGATGTGTCCGGCGACCTGGCCGACAAGCTACAACTGAACGCGTCACCGGTCTGCGTGCTGGCCGAGGTGACCGAGGATCTGGTCATGGACGTCTTGGAAGCCGTGGTGGACGGCGGGATACCGATCGCCGTTTGGCGTCGCCCCTCCCCGGCAGCCGGCGCGGCCATACGTACAGCGCTCGACGCCGACCCTCCGCACGCACTCGACGTGGCATCGCTGCCCACCGGACTCAGGCGAGCCCGGGTGGACCAGCACCCGCTCGCGCTGCTCTACGACAACCCCGATCGGGTGCCCTTGAGGCGGTCGCTGTCCTCGTGA